A single window of Acinetobacter wuhouensis DNA harbors:
- a CDS encoding ATP-binding protein, with translation MATIDLPDNIIAQLSTVLSQLQQVLPEPKQPTDFEAIAFRWHEKQLKAIYNPKAVLLEDLKGIERQTAKIIQNTEQFLNGLPANDILLTGSRGTGKSSIVRSLLTKYADQGLRLIEIERDDLSELPEIQKIIKDRPEKFIVYCDDLAFNAEDENYRSLKSVLDGSLQSGSSNFVIYATSNRRHLLPEFMHENTPVTKVDVPQYKELHPQEAIEEKISLSDRFGLWLSFYPMDQQLYLEIVEHYLAKENISFTDEVRAEALRWCQARGQRSGRAAYQFSKHWIGSERLKAFIIVTP, from the coding sequence ATGGCAACTATCGATTTACCTGACAATATCATTGCACAATTATCTACTGTTTTAAGCCAATTACAGCAAGTCTTACCAGAACCCAAACAACCCACTGATTTTGAAGCAATCGCGTTTAGATGGCATGAAAAACAGCTCAAAGCGATTTACAATCCTAAAGCGGTTCTATTGGAAGACCTCAAAGGGATTGAACGCCAAACAGCTAAAATCATTCAGAACACCGAACAGTTTCTAAATGGTCTTCCTGCCAATGATATTTTACTCACAGGTTCTCGTGGTACGGGTAAATCTTCCATTGTTCGTTCACTATTGACTAAGTATGCAGATCAAGGTTTACGTTTAATTGAAATTGAACGTGATGATTTATCAGAATTACCTGAAATTCAAAAAATCATCAAAGATCGCCCTGAAAAGTTTATTGTCTATTGTGATGATTTAGCGTTTAACGCAGAAGATGAAAATTATCGTAGTTTAAAAAGTGTTTTAGATGGTTCACTCCAATCAGGTTCAAGCAACTTTGTGATTTATGCGACCAGTAACCGCCGTCATTTATTGCCTGAATTTATGCATGAAAATACCCCAGTGACCAAAGTTGATGTGCCGCAATACAAAGAACTACACCCTCAAGAAGCGATTGAAGAAAAAATTTCTCTATCGGATCGTTTTGGTCTATGGCTGTCGTTCTATCCAATGGATCAGCAACTTTATCTTGAAATTGTGGAACATTATTTGGCGAAAGAAAATATTTCATTTACAGACGAAGTTCGTGCCGAAGCTTTAAGATGGTGTCAAGCACGTGGACAACGTTCAGGACGTGCTGCTTATCAATTTTCAAAACATTGGATTGGTTCAGAACGTTTAAAGGCTTTTATAATTGTTACACCGTAA
- the dnaE gene encoding DNA polymerase III subunit alpha: MQFVHLGIHTEFSITESIVRIPDLIKAAASDEMPALAITDLSNLHAAVKFYNKAMGKGIKPIFGSVIRLNDANHKATLLAMTNKGWRGLTEIVSRGFIEGQQLSIPCIQKDWVLEQSQDIIVLLGLHSDVGEMLLSAYPEKAEPLLEEWIEKFGNRVYLALTRTGRPQEESFNIEAVKLASKYGIGVVAHNDVHFITAEDFEAHEARVCIADGYVLGDDKRPKNYSPEQYFKTSAEMTELFADIPSAIENTLEIAKRCTVSLRLGFHDLPDYPIPEGHTIHSYFEHLSEVGLEERLDVLYPVEKRDEDWAEIRKPYDERLAYELGIINKMDFPGYFLIVMDFIGWSKNNGVPVGPGRGSGAGSLVAYSLKITDLDPLRYDLLFERFLNPERVSMPDFDVDFCIAGRDKVIDYVARHYGRDAVSQIATFGTMAAKGAIRDVARVLGKSYGLADRISKMIPTKPLGLSLEESLEAEPQLKDIVTNPSNPDNDDAAEIWEMALKLEGITRNTGKHAGGVVIAPTKITDYSAVLCEADGTGRVAQFDKDDVEAAGLVKFDFLGLRNLTVIEDAVQNINKRVKSETPLDIAHIPLDDPESYAVFADANTTAVFQFESVGMKKMLKEARPSKFEEIIAFVSLYRPGPMDLIPDFIHRMHGGEFEYLHPLLESVLEPTYGIMVYQEQVMQAAQFCAGYTLGGADLLRRAMGKKKVEEMVKQRATFIEGAAKKDIDEGTANHIFDYMEKFAGYGFNKSHAAAYALVAYQTAWLKAHYPSEFMAAVMSSEMQNTDNIVFLIDDCRINNLKVLPPSVNMSFYQFHASDAETIIYGLGAIKGVGEAAMQSVIDSREQDGEFKDLFDFCHRIDLKKINKRTLEALIRAGALDCLGIERSSLMAQLPEAVQAAEQARSNRETGIMDLFGEVEEVQRKPAKPVKPWSDEVRLKGEKDTLGLYLTGHPIDVYRAELKAFIPHKINELTPTRRGVTTVFAGLVVDVANFPNRMMITLDDGTARIEVSANHERFQRFKDIIQNEKVVVIEGEIYEREGFDRPMGRLTKAFTLNEIRQKRVNHIELKLQPEVISKTLVSDLQKILLPFCNVDMCQHIPMQILMDYDYATADLHLGQQWKVAPLDDLLSKLRDYFGKESIHLEYHVKSKAAKAVDHRELAQTTQVAPPPENMSMDDAMDEYMADAGQFS, encoded by the coding sequence ATGCAGTTTGTTCATCTTGGTATTCATACCGAATTTTCGATTACAGAATCGATCGTACGTATACCTGATCTGATAAAAGCTGCTGCATCAGACGAAATGCCTGCATTAGCGATCACAGACCTATCCAACCTACATGCCGCAGTCAAATTCTATAACAAAGCAATGGGCAAAGGCATCAAACCCATTTTTGGTAGTGTCATTCGCTTAAACGATGCTAATCACAAAGCGACTTTACTCGCAATGACCAATAAAGGCTGGCGTGGACTGACTGAAATCGTCTCACGTGGTTTTATTGAGGGACAACAACTCTCAATTCCCTGCATCCAAAAAGATTGGGTACTAGAACAATCACAAGACATTATCGTCCTGCTTGGCTTACATAGTGATGTCGGTGAAATGCTACTTTCAGCCTACCCTGAAAAAGCAGAACCACTACTTGAAGAATGGATCGAAAAATTTGGTAATCGGGTCTATTTAGCATTAACACGTACAGGACGCCCACAAGAAGAAAGTTTTAACATCGAAGCGGTTAAATTGGCTTCTAAATATGGCATCGGTGTGGTTGCACACAATGATGTTCACTTCATCACCGCGGAAGATTTTGAAGCACACGAAGCGCGTGTTTGTATCGCAGATGGTTATGTACTAGGTGACGATAAACGCCCTAAAAATTATAGCCCTGAACAATACTTCAAAACCTCCGCTGAAATGACTGAATTATTTGCGGATATACCAAGTGCGATTGAAAATACACTTGAAATTGCTAAACGCTGTACAGTGTCTTTACGTTTAGGTTTCCATGACTTACCAGACTATCCAATTCCTGAAGGTCACACCATTCACTCCTACTTCGAGCACTTGTCCGAGGTCGGTTTAGAAGAACGCCTGGATGTACTATACCCTGTAGAAAAACGTGATGAAGACTGGGCTGAAATTCGTAAACCTTATGATGAACGTCTTGCCTATGAGCTTGGCATCATCAATAAAATGGATTTCCCTGGCTACTTCCTGATCGTAATGGACTTTATTGGATGGTCAAAAAACAATGGTGTCCCAGTTGGACCTGGTCGTGGTTCTGGTGCAGGCTCACTCGTTGCATACAGTTTAAAAATTACCGACTTAGACCCGCTACGTTATGACCTCCTGTTCGAACGTTTCTTAAACCCAGAACGTGTTTCCATGCCCGACTTTGACGTCGATTTCTGTATCGCAGGTCGTGATAAAGTCATCGACTATGTAGCACGTCACTATGGACGTGATGCCGTTTCACAGATTGCAACATTTGGTACGATGGCAGCTAAAGGTGCAATTCGAGATGTTGCCCGCGTATTGGGTAAATCCTATGGTTTGGCAGACCGTATTTCAAAAATGATTCCAACCAAACCTTTAGGTTTAAGTTTGGAAGAATCATTGGAAGCTGAACCACAACTCAAAGACATCGTCACCAATCCATCCAACCCAGATAACGATGATGCAGCCGAAATTTGGGAAATGGCGCTTAAACTAGAAGGGATTACTCGTAACACAGGTAAACATGCGGGCGGTGTGGTTATTGCCCCTACGAAGATTACTGATTATTCCGCTGTATTATGTGAAGCCGATGGTACAGGTCGTGTTGCTCAATTTGATAAAGATGATGTTGAAGCTGCTGGCTTAGTTAAATTCGACTTCTTGGGTCTACGTAACTTAACTGTGATTGAAGATGCTGTTCAAAATATTAATAAGCGTGTCAAATCTGAAACACCGCTTGATATTGCGCATATTCCATTAGATGACCCTGAATCTTATGCTGTATTTGCTGATGCAAATACTACTGCGGTATTCCAGTTTGAATCCGTGGGCATGAAAAAAATGCTCAAAGAAGCACGCCCAAGTAAATTTGAAGAAATTATCGCCTTCGTATCTTTATACCGTCCAGGTCCAATGGATCTAATTCCTGACTTTATCCATCGTATGCACGGTGGTGAGTTTGAATACCTGCACCCATTACTTGAAAGTGTACTTGAACCGACATACGGCATCATGGTGTACCAAGAGCAGGTGATGCAAGCGGCACAGTTCTGTGCAGGCTATACCCTCGGTGGTGCAGATTTACTGCGTCGTGCCATGGGTAAAAAGAAAGTCGAGGAAATGGTCAAACAACGTGCCACCTTTATTGAAGGTGCTGCGAAAAAAGATATTGATGAAGGCACAGCCAACCATATCTTTGACTATATGGAAAAATTCGCAGGCTATGGTTTTAACAAATCACATGCTGCCGCGTATGCCCTCGTTGCCTATCAAACCGCTTGGCTGAAAGCGCACTACCCTTCTGAATTTATGGCTGCGGTCATGTCTTCGGAAATGCAGAATACGGACAATATTGTCTTCTTGATCGATGACTGTCGAATCAACAATTTAAAAGTTTTACCGCCTTCTGTGAATATGTCGTTCTATCAATTCCATGCCAGTGATGCAGAAACTATTATCTATGGTTTAGGCGCGATCAAAGGTGTCGGTGAAGCTGCAATGCAGTCGGTGATTGATTCACGTGAACAAGATGGAGAATTTAAAGACCTCTTTGATTTCTGCCATCGCATAGATTTGAAGAAAATCAATAAACGAACTTTAGAGGCTTTGATTCGTGCCGGTGCTTTAGACTGTTTAGGTATTGAACGTTCAAGTTTGATGGCACAATTACCAGAAGCTGTTCAAGCGGCAGAACAAGCACGTTCAAACCGTGAAACTGGCATCATGGATTTATTTGGTGAAGTTGAAGAAGTTCAACGTAAACCAGCCAAACCTGTAAAACCATGGTCAGATGAAGTTCGGCTCAAAGGTGAAAAAGATACCTTAGGTTTATATTTAACAGGTCATCCGATTGATGTTTATCGTGCAGAATTAAAAGCATTTATTCCGCATAAAATCAATGAACTCACGCCTACACGCCGTGGTGTAACGACTGTTTTTGCAGGTTTAGTGGTCGATGTAGCCAACTTCCCGAACCGTATGATGATCACCTTAGATGATGGTACTGCGCGTATCGAAGTCTCGGCGAATCACGAACGTTTCCAACGCTTCAAAGATATTATTCAAAATGAAAAAGTGGTGGTCATCGAAGGTGAAATTTATGAACGTGAAGGTTTTGATCGCCCAATGGGACGCTTAACCAAAGCATTCACCTTAAATGAAATCCGTCAAAAACGTGTCAATCACATCGAACTTAAACTTCAACCTGAAGTTATTAGTAAAACTTTAGTTTCTGATCTGCAAAAGATTCTATTACCTTTCTGTAATGTCGATATGTGTCAGCATATTCCAATGCAAATATTGATGGACTATGACTACGCAACTGCTGATTTGCATTTAGGACAACAATGGAAAGTCGCGCCTTTGGATGATTTACTGTCAAAATTACGTGATTATTTTGGCAAAGAATCTATTCATCTTGAATACCATGTCAAATCTAAAGCAGCCAAAGCCGTAGATCATCGTGAACTCGCTCAAACAACTCAAGTTGCTCCGCCACCTGAGAACATGAGTATGGATGATGCCATGGATGAATATATGGCTGATGCAGGTCAATTTTCCTAA
- a CDS encoding RNA methyltransferase has protein sequence MDIFDNAVISQHLSHVRIVMVNTTLPANIGSALRAMKTMGLSKLVLVSPKTYPHPDIDALSAGASDLIEQIEIVETLEDAIKDCHLVFGTSARSRTIPWPLLEARPAAQKTMQAVIQEQQETAIVFGREDRGLTNEELALANYHVTIPVNSDYGVLNVAQAIQVICYEMRMATLELADKQVDTEAMMHVTDADDMHWDEPLVTHEQMEQFYPHFEKMLAEIEFMDPKNPRLLPLRLRRLFGRIQLDKMEYHLLRGVFSRVQALNNGTWKKSKTEDQN, from the coding sequence ATGGATATCTTCGACAATGCTGTGATTTCACAGCATTTAAGTCATGTACGTATCGTCATGGTCAATACTACTCTGCCAGCCAATATTGGTAGTGCTTTGCGTGCGATGAAAACAATGGGACTATCTAAACTGGTCTTAGTTTCACCTAAAACTTATCCGCACCCTGATATTGATGCACTTTCTGCAGGTGCTTCTGATTTGATTGAACAGATCGAAATTGTCGAAACTTTAGAAGATGCGATTAAAGATTGTCACCTTGTTTTTGGTACGAGTGCGCGTAGTCGTACTATTCCTTGGCCATTGCTTGAAGCACGCCCTGCTGCACAAAAAACGATGCAAGCCGTGATTCAAGAACAACAGGAAACTGCGATTGTCTTTGGACGTGAAGACCGTGGACTGACCAATGAAGAACTGGCATTGGCAAATTATCATGTCACCATTCCTGTCAATAGCGATTATGGCGTTTTGAATGTTGCACAGGCAATTCAAGTCATTTGCTATGAAATGCGTATGGCAACACTAGAATTAGCAGATAAACAAGTCGATACCGAAGCTATGATGCATGTGACTGATGCTGATGATATGCATTGGGACGAGCCTTTGGTGACCCATGAGCAAATGGAGCAATTCTACCCACATTTTGAAAAAATGTTGGCTGAAATCGAATTTATGGATCCAAAAAATCCAAGATTATTACCTTTGCGCTTGCGTCGACTTTTTGGACGTATACAATTAGATAAGATGGAATATCATTTATTAAGAGGCGTGTTTAGCCGAGTACAAGCCTTGAATAATGGTACATGGAAAAAGTCAAAAACTGAGGATCAAAACTAA
- the cysE gene encoding serine O-acetyltransferase translates to MLKQLKEDIQAVFARDPAARNTFEVLTTYPGIHALMMHRVAHELWVKDCKTSARILSSFSRFTTGIEIHPGAKIGKRFFIDHGMGVVIGETAEIGDDVTLYHGVTLGGTTWNTGKRHPTLADGVVVGAGAKILGPFIVGKNAKVGSNAVVTKAVPEGATAVGNPARFIIKDKDSKPSAVQEAPCPEKAIDSLNPNPEFQAYAATQEQTDPMLEGMRVLLNRLEQNEKRMNDLCHRLSQLDPSFHVQQNLEQPLSDEEIKIIDDVRRECEAQKQQSKT, encoded by the coding sequence ATGCTAAAACAGCTTAAAGAAGACATCCAAGCTGTATTTGCGCGTGATCCTGCTGCGCGCAATACCTTTGAAGTACTGACCACCTATCCTGGCATTCATGCACTGATGATGCATAGAGTCGCACACGAACTATGGGTAAAGGATTGTAAAACTTCAGCACGAATCCTGTCTTCTTTCAGTCGTTTTACTACGGGTATTGAAATCCATCCTGGTGCGAAAATCGGTAAACGTTTTTTTATCGACCATGGCATGGGCGTTGTGATTGGTGAAACCGCCGAAATTGGCGATGATGTGACCTTATACCATGGTGTCACTTTAGGTGGCACAACGTGGAATACGGGAAAGCGACATCCAACATTGGCTGATGGTGTTGTCGTTGGCGCGGGTGCAAAGATTCTTGGTCCTTTTATCGTGGGTAAAAATGCCAAAGTCGGTTCAAATGCGGTCGTGACCAAAGCTGTCCCAGAAGGTGCAACAGCTGTTGGTAACCCTGCCCGCTTTATCATTAAAGATAAAGATAGCAAGCCAAGTGCTGTACAAGAAGCACCGTGTCCAGAAAAAGCGATTGACAGTTTAAATCCAAATCCTGAATTTCAGGCTTATGCTGCAACGCAAGAACAAACTGATCCAATGCTCGAAGGCATGCGTGTCCTACTTAATCGCCTAGAACAAAATGAAAAGCGCATGAATGATTTATGTCATCGTTTATCACAGCTTGATCCTAGTTTTCATGTACAACAAAACTTAGAACAACCATTAAGTGATGAAGAAATCAAAATCATTGATGATGTTCGTCGTGAATGTGAAGCGCAAAAGCAACAATCTAAGACCTAA
- a CDS encoding ABUW_2363 family tetratricopeptide repeat lipoprotein, protein MTIKPLAYALLATSVLTACSTTPTKHENKIAANEPFIYTEPEISPPFYALNPFDYTKPPVFELELKKAAAAPVNKLEVTDPANPTKKLILDTNKLIIPTVNNTQRTMKYAVLAGENEIDITAIDDFLQMVEGKARHYPPQFSDRKEKSGFVSKLKEVSTQLDQLAAAPNASFDVLIRAFKASILGRNLDLGSSYTTKSLDYAQRILKINKEDPEANLWFGFSLSEGGGQKEALPYLDKAMKAGVQEAYLSSVNNYLGMEQKKNAVQMLKNYKVKYPEEASVVDRLIPEVEKQGRYNVWQTLKNPALAK, encoded by the coding sequence ATGACGATTAAGCCTTTGGCATACGCATTACTTGCAACTTCTGTACTGACAGCGTGTTCAACAACTCCAACGAAGCATGAAAATAAAATTGCTGCAAATGAACCTTTTATTTACACTGAGCCAGAAATTTCACCACCATTCTACGCACTGAATCCATTTGATTATACTAAGCCACCAGTATTTGAATTAGAATTAAAAAAAGCAGCAGCAGCCCCTGTAAACAAACTTGAAGTAACTGACCCTGCTAACCCAACTAAAAAGCTTATTTTAGATACTAACAAACTGATCATTCCAACTGTAAATAATACTCAGCGCACCATGAAGTATGCTGTGCTTGCAGGTGAAAATGAAATCGACATCACTGCAATTGATGACTTCTTACAAATGGTGGAAGGTAAAGCGCGCCATTACCCACCCCAATTTTCTGATCGCAAAGAAAAAAGTGGTTTTGTATCAAAATTAAAAGAAGTATCTACACAGCTTGACCAATTAGCAGCTGCACCAAATGCATCATTTGATGTTCTTATTCGTGCATTTAAAGCGAGTATTCTAGGTCGTAACTTGGATTTGGGTTCATCATATACCACCAAATCTCTTGATTACGCACAACGTATTCTCAAAATCAATAAAGAAGATCCAGAAGCTAACTTATGGTTTGGCTTTTCTTTATCTGAAGGTGGTGGTCAAAAAGAAGCACTACCATATTTAGATAAAGCAATGAAAGCGGGTGTCCAAGAAGCTTATTTATCTTCTGTGAATAATTATTTAGGTATGGAACAGAAGAAAAATGCAGTGCAAATGCTAAAAAATTATAAAGTAAAATACCCAGAAGAAGCTTCTGTTGTCGATCGCTTGATTCCTGAAGTTGAAAAACAAGGACGCTATAATGTATGGCAAACACTGAAGAATCCAGCTCTCGCGAAGTAA
- a CDS encoding lipase family alpha/beta hydrolase: MIMQNSKKNILLYALAFSPLFFSGCQVVSVKNQKVNVTIANERDSILTRSKMSEASLNVLSMTGREAKSCAEEPEKCVADLEKIPQIQDEQLLSTISEIYLTKAISLGDSSNCKISLFAKHQSEEKQKINQQNYDQCLDQQMAMLDKSIRYSYAYLFNTERQPQDRIFNNRQVQIRDFYNQSLAKMITTYSLRHKNQKVSKQIQIGESRYSINFDGYPQLAQLDIENLLSSYNLNFSGLRSINRRDGFGAEFVAILPETKKSEENKYIVDPEHYAYKGGVNPNIHQPRYLSVSIAAQPQSSESIQSILHDPNFQLKVYDPYSIEKVKVGGKEYPLAANFSAPYGLWLAENNLGIAAYLSLIDRDQRLTMPHLYMLEPYNPNKKVIVLVHGLASSPEAWIRLTNDIMGDNVLRENYQVWQVFYSTNMPILESRFQINAIINQTFKTIDPNSSSAKDSVLIGHSMGGIIARLLVSDSDLTQPALKMLNNRKYDKFKNDHIFQARLQMKPVPNFDRAIFISAPHRGTAFADRWFTLAARRIIKLPGAFLGALADSIDDRDLNAKNFLKDVGHGLIQNGPSDLSHNSKFTLLTKDVMPKKGMIYHSIMGNVTDSSDPNVMTDGIVPYTSSHLDGAVSEKVLKGGHSIQETPEAVLELRRILRLHLTEHGLYKP; encoded by the coding sequence ATGATTATGCAAAACTCTAAAAAAAATATTTTGCTCTATGCTTTAGCCTTCAGTCCCCTGTTTTTTTCTGGATGCCAAGTAGTTAGCGTAAAAAATCAAAAAGTAAATGTCACAATTGCCAATGAACGTGACAGTATTTTAACGCGTTCTAAAATGAGTGAAGCCAGTTTAAATGTCCTCTCAATGACAGGACGTGAAGCCAAGTCTTGTGCTGAAGAACCTGAAAAATGTGTTGCTGATTTAGAAAAAATTCCGCAAATTCAGGACGAACAGCTCCTCTCTACAATTAGTGAAATCTATTTAACCAAAGCGATTTCATTAGGTGACTCATCCAACTGTAAAATTAGTCTATTTGCAAAGCATCAGTCTGAAGAAAAACAAAAAATTAATCAGCAAAATTACGATCAATGTTTAGATCAACAAATGGCGATGCTAGACAAAAGTATCCGTTATAGTTATGCCTATTTATTTAATACTGAGCGTCAACCACAAGATCGTATTTTCAATAATAGACAAGTCCAAATTCGAGATTTTTACAATCAGTCTTTGGCAAAAATGATTACTACCTATTCATTACGCCATAAAAATCAAAAAGTTTCGAAACAGATTCAAATTGGTGAAAGTCGCTATAGCATCAACTTTGATGGTTATCCGCAATTAGCTCAGTTAGATATTGAAAATTTACTCTCAAGTTATAATCTCAACTTTTCAGGCTTACGCTCCATCAACCGTCGAGATGGTTTCGGTGCTGAGTTTGTCGCCATCCTACCCGAAACTAAAAAATCAGAAGAAAATAAATATATTGTTGATCCTGAACATTATGCTTATAAAGGTGGTGTGAATCCAAATATCCACCAACCACGCTATTTATCTGTCAGCATTGCTGCTCAACCTCAATCCTCTGAAAGTATACAAAGCATCTTGCATGACCCAAATTTTCAGTTGAAAGTTTATGACCCGTATAGCATTGAAAAAGTCAAAGTCGGTGGTAAAGAATATCCTCTTGCAGCTAATTTCTCTGCCCCCTACGGTTTGTGGTTGGCTGAAAATAATCTAGGGATCGCAGCTTATCTCAGCTTAATCGACCGCGATCAGCGTTTAACCATGCCACATTTATACATGCTTGAACCTTATAACCCAAATAAAAAAGTGATTGTATTGGTTCATGGTTTGGCGAGTAGCCCTGAAGCGTGGATTCGTTTAACCAATGATATTATGGGCGATAATGTACTGCGCGAAAACTATCAAGTTTGGCAAGTATTCTATTCAACCAATATGCCGATTTTAGAAAGCCGTTTCCAAATTAATGCCATTATCAATCAAACTTTTAAAACTATTGATCCAAATTCCTCTTCTGCAAAAGACTCTGTTTTGATTGGACATAGTATGGGGGGAATTATTGCACGGCTATTGGTTAGCGATTCTGATTTAACTCAACCTGCTTTAAAGATGTTAAATAATCGGAAATACGATAAGTTTAAAAATGATCATATTTTCCAAGCACGTTTACAGATGAAACCTGTACCAAACTTTGACCGTGCTATTTTTATTTCAGCACCACATCGTGGCACAGCTTTTGCGGATCGTTGGTTTACCCTAGCTGCTCGTCGGATTATTAAACTTCCAGGTGCGTTCTTAGGAGCTTTAGCAGATTCGATAGATGACCGTGATTTGAATGCGAAAAACTTCTTAAAAGATGTTGGGCATGGTTTGATTCAAAATGGACCAAGTGATCTGAGCCATAATTCTAAATTCACCCTATTAACCAAAGATGTAATGCCTAAAAAAGGCATGATTTATCATTCAATTATGGGGAATGTTACAGATAGCTCTGATCCAAATGTCATGACGGATGGCATCGTGCCATATACCAGTTCACATTTAGATGGTGCCGTTTCTGAAAAAGTACTGAAAGGTGGACATTCCATTCAAGAAACTCCTGAAGCCGTACTCGAACTTCGCCGTATTTTAAGATTACATTTAACGGAACACGGTTTATACAAGCCTTAA
- a CDS encoding DMT family transporter produces the protein MLLRLCIAMLAFAANSVLCRLALVNTSIDPVSFSVVRVTSGAVTLLFLFLLSKERVPLKWNIKQAFFLAVYVLAFSLAYIHIEAGTGALLLFGIVQLSMVLYGVFHGEKLNFKRLLGLILALAGIVILLLPNSKAPPFNSALLMIVSGIAWACYSISGKQITNPLASTFTNFVLAVPIVIVMGLFFIENINLDIHGVMFAMLSGGLASSGAYVLWYAIVRKIDSITASTVQLSVPCLAILGGSLFVGESISLRMIVSTLIVLAGIFLVINATPKKA, from the coding sequence ATGCTGCTACGTTTGTGTATTGCCATGTTGGCTTTTGCTGCAAATTCAGTCCTATGCCGTCTCGCTTTAGTCAATACTTCAATTGATCCTGTGTCATTTAGTGTGGTTCGGGTAACGAGTGGTGCAGTCACGTTATTGTTTTTATTTCTGCTTTCTAAAGAAAGAGTTCCTCTGAAATGGAACATCAAGCAAGCATTTTTCCTTGCTGTTTATGTACTAGCATTTTCATTGGCATATATACATATCGAAGCGGGTACAGGCGCATTACTTTTATTTGGTATCGTACAACTGAGTATGGTGTTATACGGCGTTTTTCATGGCGAAAAACTTAATTTTAAACGCCTCTTGGGGCTGATTCTTGCTTTGGCTGGGATTGTGATTTTACTATTACCAAATTCAAAAGCACCACCTTTTAATTCTGCATTGCTGATGATTGTTTCTGGCATTGCTTGGGCTTGCTATAGCATCAGTGGAAAACAGATTACCAACCCTTTGGCGAGTACCTTTACAAACTTTGTACTTGCAGTACCGATCGTGATTGTGATGGGGTTATTTTTTATTGAAAATATCAACCTAGATATACATGGTGTCATGTTTGCAATGCTTTCTGGTGGCTTGGCATCTAGTGGAGCGTATGTCCTGTGGTATGCGATTGTCCGTAAAATTGACAGTATTACAGCAAGTACCGTGCAACTCAGTGTTCCGTGTTTGGCAATTTTAGGCGGTTCATTATTTGTCGGGGAAAGTATAAGTCTACGGATGATTGTTTCAACACTCATCGTATTGGCAGGCATTTTCTTGGTGATCAATGCTACGCCCAAAAAAGCATAG